One genomic region from Streptomyces sp. NBC_01431 encodes:
- the panB gene encoding 3-methyl-2-oxobutanoate hydroxymethyltransferase — MTQQLQAAQDPKAPDSSNPKALYGGKGTRRITVHDIAAAKARGEKWPMLTAYDAMTASVFDEAGIPVMLVGDSMGNCHLGYETTVPVTLDEMTMLSAAVVRGTSRALIVGDLPFGSYQEGPTQALRSAMRLVKDAGVGAVKLEGGERSHEQIRLLTDSGIPVMGHIGLTPQSVNTLGYRVQGRGEEAAQQLLRDAKAVQDAGAFVVVLELVPAELAAEVTRVLHIPTVGIGAGIECDAQVLVYTDMVGLTPGKTPRFTKQYVNLRQSLGDAAKAFADEVVQGAFPAEEHTFH, encoded by the coding sequence ATGACGCAACAACTTCAGGCTGCCCAAGACCCGAAGGCACCCGACAGCAGCAATCCCAAGGCGCTGTACGGAGGCAAGGGGACCCGGCGGATCACCGTGCACGACATCGCCGCCGCCAAGGCGCGCGGCGAGAAGTGGCCCATGCTCACCGCCTACGACGCGATGACGGCGTCCGTCTTCGACGAGGCCGGCATCCCTGTCATGCTGGTGGGCGACTCCATGGGCAACTGCCACCTCGGCTACGAGACGACCGTCCCGGTCACCCTGGACGAGATGACCATGCTCTCGGCCGCCGTCGTACGGGGCACCTCGCGTGCCCTCATCGTCGGCGACCTCCCCTTCGGCTCGTACCAGGAAGGCCCCACCCAGGCGCTGCGCAGCGCCATGCGCCTGGTCAAGGACGCGGGCGTCGGGGCGGTCAAGCTGGAGGGCGGCGAGCGCTCGCACGAGCAGATCCGGCTGCTCACCGACTCCGGCATCCCGGTCATGGGCCACATCGGCCTCACCCCGCAGTCCGTGAACACGCTCGGCTACCGGGTGCAGGGCCGCGGCGAGGAGGCGGCCCAGCAGCTGCTGCGGGACGCCAAGGCGGTGCAGGACGCGGGTGCCTTCGTGGTGGTCCTGGAGCTGGTCCCGGCCGAGCTCGCGGCCGAGGTGACCCGGGTGCTGCACATCCCGACCGTGGGCATCGGCGCGGGCATCGAGTGCGACGCGCAGGTGCTCGTCTACACCGACATGGTGGGCCTGACCCCCGGCAAGACGCCGCGCTTCACCAAGCAGTACGTGAACCTGCGCCAGTCCCTCGGGGACGCGGCGAAGGCCTTCGCCGACGAGGTCGTCCAGGGCGCCTTCCCCGCCGAGGAGCACACCTTCCACTAG
- a CDS encoding MFS transporter yields MSTTPAASGAPAAPRIPEAVHRRRWAILAVLMLSLLIVVLDNSILNVAVKTIASPAPTGLGATQSQLEWAINAYTLVFAGLLFTSGLLGDRLGRKKILLFGITVFGLGSVLAAFSDSSGQLIAFRALMGLGGAFVMPATLAVLMNVFEREEQPKAIGIWAGGVGLAIAIGPITGGVLLQHFWWGSVFLVNVPVVLIALIAMVVLVPDSRDPRPGRLDPVGVLLSVVGLVLLVYGIIHGGQLADFTDTTVLATILAGVAVLVGFVVYEKRSDHPALDMAYFKKPAFSAAVVAIALTFFALMGVTFFSVFYMQSVRGYSALQSGLLILPLAVAQMVFAPRARLVVDRFGARAVCTAGLVLVAVGLAAFALFDTNTPIWLMEVVFFLQGTGMAHIMPPVTVSIMQSLPREKAGSGSAVNNTFRQVGGALGVAVLGSVLSTVYRGDIEGHLGVVPEGARKAAGESIEATLGIAEKLGPAGRSLIDPAKDAFIHAMHVTALSSSGVALLGAVVVLLFLPGKPPVQDAPTAEERPAEAARR; encoded by the coding sequence ATGTCAACAACGCCTGCCGCGTCCGGTGCGCCGGCCGCACCCCGGATACCCGAAGCCGTCCACCGCAGACGCTGGGCGATCCTCGCCGTCCTCATGCTCAGCCTGCTCATCGTCGTCCTCGACAACTCGATCCTGAACGTCGCCGTCAAGACGATCGCCAGCCCCGCCCCCACCGGCCTCGGCGCCACCCAGAGCCAGCTGGAGTGGGCGATCAACGCCTACACCCTGGTCTTCGCCGGGCTGCTCTTCACCTCGGGCCTGCTCGGCGACCGGCTCGGCCGCAAGAAGATCCTGCTCTTCGGCATCACGGTCTTCGGCCTGGGCTCGGTGCTCGCCGCCTTCTCCGACTCCTCGGGCCAACTCATCGCGTTCCGCGCCCTGATGGGCCTCGGCGGCGCCTTCGTGATGCCCGCCACCCTCGCCGTCCTCATGAACGTCTTCGAGCGCGAGGAGCAGCCCAAGGCGATCGGCATCTGGGCCGGCGGGGTGGGCCTCGCCATCGCGATCGGCCCGATCACCGGCGGCGTCCTGCTCCAGCACTTCTGGTGGGGCTCGGTCTTCCTGGTCAACGTGCCGGTCGTGCTCATCGCGCTGATCGCCATGGTCGTCCTCGTACCGGACTCCCGGGACCCCAGGCCCGGCAGGCTCGACCCGGTGGGCGTGCTGCTCTCCGTGGTGGGCCTGGTCCTGCTCGTGTACGGCATCATCCACGGCGGCCAGCTGGCGGACTTCACCGACACCACGGTGCTCGCCACCATCCTCGCGGGCGTCGCGGTGCTCGTCGGCTTCGTCGTGTACGAGAAGCGCAGCGACCACCCCGCCCTCGACATGGCCTACTTCAAGAAGCCCGCGTTCTCGGCCGCCGTCGTCGCCATCGCGCTGACCTTCTTCGCGCTGATGGGCGTGACCTTCTTCTCGGTCTTCTACATGCAGAGCGTGCGCGGCTACAGCGCCCTTCAGTCCGGCCTGCTCATCCTGCCGCTCGCCGTCGCCCAGATGGTCTTCGCGCCGCGGGCCCGGCTCGTGGTGGATCGGTTCGGCGCCCGCGCGGTCTGCACCGCCGGTCTCGTCCTGGTGGCCGTCGGCCTCGCGGCCTTCGCGCTGTTCGACACCAACACCCCGATCTGGCTCATGGAGGTCGTCTTCTTCCTCCAGGGCACCGGAATGGCCCACATCATGCCGCCGGTCACCGTCTCGATCATGCAGTCGCTGCCGCGCGAGAAGGCCGGCTCGGGATCGGCCGTCAACAACACCTTCCGCCAGGTCGGCGGCGCGCTCGGAGTGGCCGTGCTCGGCTCGGTGCTCTCCACCGTCTACCGCGGCGACATCGAGGGCCACCTCGGCGTCGTCCCCGAAGGGGCCCGCAAGGCGGCCGGCGAGTCCATCGAGGCGACCCTCGGCATCGCCGAGAAGCTCGGTCCCGCCGGCCGGTCCCTGATCGACCCGGCCAAGGACGCCTTCATCCACGCCATGCACGTCACCGCCCTCTCCTCGTCCGGGGTGGCCCTGCTCGGCGCGGTCGTCGTCCTGTTGTTCCTGCCAGGCAAGCCGCCCGTCCAGGACGCCCCCACGGCCGAGGAGCGTCCCGCCGAGGCCGCCCGCCGGTAG
- a CDS encoding TetR/AcrR family transcriptional regulator: MDKHHNTGEPRRGRPRSEAVERQILQAVITLLEEGVSLADLSIERIARTAGVGKATIYRRWAGKEELYVEVVQSMESPSPPLPGHSLRDDLIAMVENVRRRSAAKQSSALLHNVFAQMQSYPKLWSKYHSLVIDPRRELLDEVLRRGVENGEIRAGVDLEMAGDLFVAPMLVRTMMRPDTELPGPELAERIVDAVLEGLRPAR, from the coding sequence ATGGACAAGCACCACAACACCGGCGAACCGAGGCGCGGGCGGCCCCGCTCCGAGGCTGTGGAGCGGCAGATCCTCCAGGCCGTGATCACGTTGCTCGAAGAGGGCGTATCGCTCGCCGACCTCTCCATCGAACGCATCGCCCGCACCGCCGGCGTCGGCAAGGCCACCATCTACCGGCGCTGGGCCGGCAAGGAGGAGCTGTACGTCGAGGTCGTCCAGTCCATGGAGTCGCCGTCCCCGCCGCTGCCCGGCCACTCGCTGCGCGACGATCTGATCGCCATGGTCGAGAACGTGCGCCGGCGCAGCGCCGCCAAGCAGTCCTCGGCCCTGCTGCACAACGTCTTCGCCCAGATGCAGAGTTATCCCAAGCTCTGGTCGAAGTACCACAGCCTGGTCATCGACCCCCGCCGCGAACTCCTCGACGAGGTGCTGCGGCGGGGCGTCGAGAACGGCGAGATCCGCGCCGGTGTCGATCTCGAAATGGCCGGTGACCTCTTCGTCGCCCCGATGCTGGTCCGCACGATGATGCGGCCGGACACCGAACTGCCGGGGCCCGAACTCGCCGAGCGCATCGTCGACGCCGTCCTCGAAGGGCTGCGCCCGGCCCGCTGA
- a CDS encoding endonuclease/exonuclease/phosphatase family protein, which translates to MARAYVTETGDGGAEGERTRSRVQRLLDGWRGDPGIWRRGLVLAGLAVLIALVMILHSRIPNSVGNLGSLSETFLPWLAVFLPVLLGLALWRRSATALIALLLPTIIWLNMFGGLVTDKQSAGGNLIVATHNVNAENPDPAGTARQVAASGAQVLALEEIPGDKVEAYKKALADLYPYHSVQGTVGLWSKYEMSDSRPVDIKMGWTRAMRSTLRTPSGDIAVYVAHMPSVRVKVNAGFTANQRDNSAYTLGEAISAEPLKKVVLLGDLNGTMNDRSLNNITAQMRSTQGAAGNGFGFSWPAAFPMARIDQIMVKGIEPKSSWTLPKTGSDHLPVAARLQV; encoded by the coding sequence ATGGCGCGGGCGTATGTGACGGAGACGGGCGACGGCGGCGCGGAGGGCGAGCGCACCAGGTCCCGGGTCCAGCGCCTGCTCGACGGTTGGCGGGGTGATCCCGGCATCTGGCGCCGGGGGCTGGTGCTCGCCGGACTCGCCGTGCTGATCGCGCTGGTGATGATCCTGCACTCCAGGATCCCCAACTCCGTCGGCAACCTCGGCTCGCTCTCCGAGACCTTCCTGCCGTGGCTGGCCGTGTTCCTGCCGGTCCTGCTCGGCCTCGCGCTGTGGCGCCGCTCGGCGACCGCGCTGATCGCGCTGCTGCTCCCGACGATCATCTGGCTCAACATGTTCGGCGGGCTCGTGACGGACAAGCAGAGCGCGGGCGGCAACCTGATCGTGGCGACCCACAACGTGAACGCCGAGAACCCCGACCCGGCCGGCACCGCCCGTCAGGTCGCGGCCTCCGGCGCCCAGGTGCTCGCCCTGGAGGAGATCCCCGGCGACAAGGTCGAGGCGTACAAGAAGGCGCTGGCAGACCTCTACCCGTACCACTCGGTGCAGGGCACGGTGGGCCTGTGGTCCAAGTACGAGATGAGCGACAGCCGGCCCGTCGACATCAAGATGGGCTGGACCCGCGCGATGCGCTCGACGCTCAGGACCCCCTCCGGTGACATCGCGGTGTACGTCGCCCACATGCCCTCGGTACGGGTCAAGGTGAACGCCGGGTTCACCGCCAACCAGCGCGACAACAGCGCCTACACGCTGGGCGAGGCGATCTCCGCCGAGCCGCTCAAGAAGGTGGTCCTGCTCGGCGACCTCAACGGCACGATGAACGACCGCTCGCTGAACAACATCACCGCGCAGATGCGCTCCACGCAGGGCGCCGCGGGCAACGGCTTCGGCTTCAGCTGGCCGGCCGCGTTCCCGATGGCCCGCATCGACCAGATCATGGTCAAGGGCATCGAGCCGAAGTCCTCGTGGACCCTGCCGAAGACCGGCAGCGACCACCTGCCGGTCGCGGCGCGGCTCCAAGTGTGA
- a CDS encoding NAD+ synthase, with protein MPQLRLALNQIDSTVGDIAGNTEAIVHWTRHSAEQGAHLVAFPEMILTGYPVEDLALRSSFVEASREALTTLAVRLDAEGFGDVPVVVGYLDRAASATPRLGRPAGAPQNAAAVLHRGMVVLTFAKHHLPNYGVFDEFRYFVPGDTLPVVRVRGIDVALAICEDLWQDGGRVPATRSAGAGLLISINASPYEQNKDDSRLELVRKRAQEAGCTLAYVATIGGQDELVFDGDSIVVDADGEVVARAPQFSEGSVILDLDLPAAGPAPSGVVDDGLRIDHVVISEEPVAAYEPELTGGYADRLDDDEEVYSALVVGLRAYAAKNGFRSVLIGLSGGIDSALVAAIACDALGAANVYGVSMPSKYSSEHSRGDAEELARRTGLNLRTVPIEPMFDAYLGSLSLTGLAEENLQSRLRGTMLMALSNQEGHIVLAPGNKSELAVGYSTLYGDSVGAYGPIKDVYKTSVFRLAEWRNRAAAERGQAPPIPENSITKPPSAELRPGQIDTDSLPDYPVLDAILSMYVDQDQGADAIVAAGYDRELVTKTLRMVDTAEYKRRQYPPGTKISAKGFGKDRRLPITNRWREAL; from the coding sequence GTGCCTCAACTACGTCTCGCCCTGAATCAGATCGACTCGACGGTCGGCGACATCGCCGGCAACACCGAGGCGATCGTGCACTGGACCCGGCACTCCGCCGAGCAGGGGGCGCACCTCGTCGCGTTCCCCGAGATGATTCTGACCGGCTATCCCGTCGAGGACCTGGCCCTTCGGTCCTCCTTCGTGGAAGCCTCCCGCGAGGCGCTGACGACGCTCGCGGTGCGCCTGGACGCCGAGGGCTTCGGGGACGTCCCGGTGGTCGTCGGGTACCTGGACCGAGCCGCGTCCGCCACTCCCCGGCTCGGCCGGCCCGCGGGCGCCCCGCAGAACGCGGCCGCCGTGCTGCACCGCGGCATGGTCGTGCTCACCTTCGCCAAGCACCACCTGCCCAACTACGGCGTCTTCGACGAATTCCGCTACTTCGTGCCGGGCGACACCCTGCCCGTCGTGCGGGTGCGCGGCATCGATGTCGCCCTCGCCATCTGCGAGGACCTGTGGCAGGACGGCGGCCGGGTGCCGGCCACCCGCTCCGCCGGTGCCGGACTGCTGATCTCCATCAACGCCTCGCCGTACGAGCAGAACAAGGACGACAGCCGGCTCGAACTGGTCCGCAAGCGGGCCCAGGAGGCCGGCTGCACGCTCGCGTACGTGGCGACCATCGGCGGCCAGGACGAGCTGGTCTTCGACGGCGACTCGATCGTGGTGGACGCGGACGGCGAAGTCGTGGCGCGGGCACCGCAGTTCTCCGAGGGCTCGGTCATCCTGGACCTGGACCTGCCGGCCGCGGGCCCGGCGCCCTCCGGCGTGGTGGACGACGGTCTGCGCATCGACCACGTGGTGATCTCCGAGGAGCCGGTGGCGGCGTACGAGCCGGAGCTGACCGGCGGCTACGCGGATCGCCTGGACGACGACGAGGAGGTCTACTCGGCGCTGGTGGTGGGCCTGCGGGCGTACGCCGCGAAGAACGGCTTCCGGTCCGTCCTGATCGGCCTGTCCGGCGGCATCGACTCGGCCCTGGTCGCCGCGATCGCCTGTGACGCGCTGGGCGCTGCGAACGTGTACGGCGTGTCCATGCCGTCGAAGTACTCGTCGGAGCACTCCCGGGGCGACGCGGAGGAACTCGCGCGCCGTACGGGGCTGAACCTCCGCACCGTCCCCATTGAGCCGATGTTCGACGCCTACCTGGGCTCCCTCTCTCTCACCGGCCTGGCCGAGGAGAACCTCCAGTCGCGGCTGCGCGGCACCATGCTGATGGCGCTCTCCAACCAGGAGGGTCACATCGTGCTGGCCCCGGGCAACAAGTCCGAGCTGGCGGTGGGGTATTCGACGCTGTACGGCGACTCGGTGGGCGCCTACGGCCCGATCAAGGACGTCTACAAGACCTCGGTCTTCCGGCTCGCCGAGTGGCGCAACCGGGCGGCGGCCGAGCGCGGCCAGGCCCCGCCGATCCCGGAGAACTCGATCACCAAGCCCCCGAGCGCCGAGCTCCGGCCGGGTCAGATCGACACGGACTCGCTGCCCGACTACCCGGTCCTGGACGCGATCCTTTCCATGTACGTCGACCAGGACCAGGGCGCCGACGCGATCGTGGCGGCCGGCTACGACCGGGAGTTGGTGACCAAGACGCTGCGGATGGTGGACACCGCGGAGTACAAGCGCCGCCAGTACCCGCCGGGCACGAAGATCTCGGCGAAGGGCTTCGGCAAGGACCGCCGGCTGCCGATCACCAACCGCTGGCGCGAGGCGCTCTGA
- a CDS encoding DUF4352 domain-containing protein, whose product MTLPVNSPDQSQWGPPQAPSQREGGSLGVASLVVGVLGTGFGLVPFLFWISGPLGVSALVLGLLGLRRARRGRAATRKLPLAGIVVGTLATALGIVGLAVSAGFAKEVAHDLKGGTSASPSKSAAAPAPGPRQSASTPPVKKQPFGATYRYPDGVEVTVSKPVPYTPDKFATGHKKGNKEIRFTVTIVNGSQRKIDITSALPTVLGSDGIEADAIYDNSHATTMFAGALEPGREATGAFAFSLPPGTRTVDLQIGPQTVKYDEKTWSGPLSG is encoded by the coding sequence ATGACCCTGCCCGTCAACTCCCCCGACCAGTCTCAGTGGGGGCCGCCGCAGGCCCCCTCGCAGCGCGAGGGGGGCTCTCTGGGCGTCGCGTCGCTGGTCGTCGGCGTCCTGGGCACGGGCTTCGGTCTGGTGCCGTTCCTGTTCTGGATATCGGGCCCGCTCGGCGTGAGTGCTCTGGTGCTGGGCCTGCTCGGGCTCCGCCGGGCGCGCCGGGGCCGGGCCGCCACCAGGAAACTGCCCCTGGCCGGGATCGTGGTGGGCACGCTCGCGACCGCGCTCGGGATCGTCGGCCTGGCCGTCAGCGCGGGGTTCGCCAAGGAGGTGGCGCACGACCTCAAGGGCGGCACGTCGGCCAGTCCGTCCAAGAGCGCCGCGGCGCCCGCGCCGGGGCCGCGGCAGTCGGCGAGCACCCCGCCCGTCAAGAAGCAGCCTTTCGGCGCGACGTACCGCTACCCGGACGGCGTGGAGGTCACCGTCTCCAAGCCGGTCCCGTACACGCCCGACAAGTTCGCCACGGGCCACAAGAAGGGGAACAAGGAGATCCGGTTCACCGTCACCATCGTGAACGGCAGCCAGCGGAAGATCGACATCACCTCGGCACTGCCGACCGTCCTGGGCAGTGACGGCATCGAGGCCGACGCCATCTACGACAACTCGCACGCGACGACGATGTTCGCGGGCGCCCTGGAGCCGGGCCGGGAGGCCACCGGCGCGTTCGCGTTCTCGCTGCCGCCGGGCACCAGGACGGTGGACCTCCAGATCGGCCCGCAGACGGTGAAGTACGACGAGAAGACGTGGAGCGGCCCGCTCTCCGGCTGA
- a CDS encoding DUF998 domain-containing protein, whose protein sequence is MSQRGVRNRPAAVLLALGALAYTAWVLELLLRTGLDPIRAYVSELAAADQPLGGLFRATDLIAGVLVLAGAVFGLARCDRRPWSPAGWSALVLFGAATAVDSRLPLSCAPTADPVCAARETAGLVPATHTAHAVSSSLAMVGALVGMVALTVAARRYGRPPVLAGRLGPALVLLELIATAWTLASVAAFQAGRGTWALGAGQRLQVLLVAGWLGVLAVSVAREERA, encoded by the coding sequence ATGTCCCAGCGTGGTGTGCGAAACCGGCCTGCGGCCGTCCTGCTCGCGCTCGGCGCCCTGGCGTACACGGCCTGGGTCCTTGAGCTCCTCCTCCGGACCGGGCTCGATCCGATCCGGGCGTACGTGAGCGAACTGGCCGCCGCCGACCAGCCGTTGGGCGGGCTCTTCCGCGCCACCGACCTGATCGCGGGCGTCCTCGTCCTCGCGGGCGCGGTGTTCGGCCTCGCGCGCTGCGACCGCCGCCCCTGGTCGCCGGCCGGCTGGTCGGCCCTCGTGCTGTTCGGCGCCGCCACGGCGGTCGACTCCCGCCTCCCGCTGAGCTGCGCGCCCACCGCGGACCCGGTGTGCGCGGCCCGCGAAACGGCCGGTCTGGTCCCGGCGACGCACACCGCGCACGCGGTGAGCAGCAGCCTCGCGATGGTGGGAGCCCTGGTGGGGATGGTGGCCCTCACGGTCGCCGCCCGCCGCTACGGCCGCCCGCCGGTCCTGGCCGGCCGCCTCGGGCCGGCCCTCGTCCTCCTCGAACTCATCGCCACCGCCTGGACGTTGGCGTCCGTCGCCGCTTTCCAGGCGGGCCGGGGCACCTGGGCACTCGGGGCCGGCCAGCGCCTCCAGGTCCTGCTCGTGGCCGGCTGGCTCGGGGTGCTCGCGGTCAGTGTGGCGCGGGAGGAGAGGGCATGA
- a CDS encoding alpha/beta fold hydrolase: MTFVRVGGVAHHVVVEGAGPVVVLSAGLGMSWFDWDPVAALLAPRHTLVRFDRPGHGLSGLAAAAPTAAGEAHRIAGILDALGFAEPVTVVGHSIAGFHAEAFARLYPARTAGLVLVDSSIEERARPPVAPGARLVLARGAAAVLSRAGVPAALGPAARRAMVRLSRTGGGDPASREVVRRCYRTSRVLRGLILENARYGAVAAELRALRERSALPPVPITVVAGGAGGARWTSRQRALATMLGARFQLARGAGHLVMLDSPGAVARAVRR, translated from the coding sequence ATGACGTTCGTACGGGTCGGCGGGGTGGCGCACCACGTGGTGGTCGAGGGGGCCGGGCCGGTGGTGGTGCTCAGCGCGGGCCTGGGCATGAGCTGGTTCGACTGGGACCCGGTGGCGGCGCTGCTCGCCCCGCGCCACACGCTCGTACGCTTCGACCGCCCCGGGCACGGCCTTTCCGGCCTCGCGGCGGCGGCCCCGACGGCGGCCGGGGAGGCCCACCGCATCGCCGGAATCCTCGACGCGCTGGGCTTCGCCGAACCGGTGACGGTGGTGGGCCATTCCATCGCCGGGTTCCACGCGGAGGCCTTCGCGCGGCTGTACCCCGCCCGTACGGCGGGACTCGTCCTGGTCGACTCCAGCATCGAGGAGCGTGCCCGTCCGCCGGTGGCTCCCGGAGCGCGGCTGGTGCTGGCGAGGGGGGCGGCCGCGGTGCTCTCGCGGGCGGGCGTGCCGGCCGCGCTCGGCCCGGCGGCGCGCCGGGCCATGGTCCGCCTGTCCCGTACCGGGGGCGGCGATCCGGCTTCGCGCGAGGTGGTGCGGCGCTGTTACCGGACGTCGCGGGTGCTGCGGGGGCTGATCCTGGAGAACGCCCGCTACGGCGCCGTGGCGGCCGAGCTCCGGGCCCTGCGCGAGCGCTCCGCTCTTCCCCCGGTCCCGATAACGGTGGTGGCGGGCGGGGCGGGCGGCGCCAGGTGGACTTCGCGCCAGCGCGCCCTGGCGACGATGCTGGGAGCGAGGTTCCAACTGGCTCGTGGAGCAGGTCACTTGGTGATGCTGGACAGCCCCGGGGCGGTGGCGAGGGCAGTACGCCGCTGA
- a CDS encoding S53 family peptidase, whose product MRTSRARRRAGVSMAATLPLLAGALALGIPSAQAADPVPSGRAALAGTQPIWATGSADQGATAQSTKVNARVYLAGRDAKGLDAYAAAVSDPHSTSYGKYLSADQTQQRFGATKEQIDAVTKWLKSSGLTVTGSTQHYISVSGDVAAAQKAFATQLRNYRKDGRTYHAPSKNASAPNALAGAVLTVAGLDNAPHQATHEDTLPGPGDGFRNSGPFSTYYGSNVAKTLPDAYGTKIPYAVHGYTGKQLRAAYGAGKYTGKGVTVAITDAYASPTMASDAAKYAKRNGDAAYKKGQYTEVLPAAFNSVDACKASGWYGEESLDVEAVHAVAPDANIVYVGGASCNDPDLLDGLNKVVDKRLADIVSNSWGDIEANETPDIQAAYDQTFKLGAIEGIGFYFSSGDNGDEVANTGKKQVDTPANSAWVTSVGGTSLAVGKNDKYQFETGWGTEKAALSADGKSWVNFPGAYTGGAGGGTSSTVKQPFYQRGIVPDSLAKANGATRMRTVPDIAAVADPNTGFLVGQTQTWPDKSVSYDEYRIGGTSLAAPVTAGIQALAQQAQHFPIGFANPSIYARYNSPLFHDVTDHPLGAGRNLAVARVDFKNAVDASGGQLTSVRSLGKDSSLSAVKGYDDVTGVGTPAPGYVASYAFPFRR is encoded by the coding sequence ATGAGAACCAGCCGCGCCAGGCGGCGCGCCGGTGTGAGCATGGCAGCGACACTGCCACTGCTCGCCGGAGCGCTCGCCCTCGGCATACCGTCCGCCCAGGCGGCCGATCCGGTCCCGAGCGGACGGGCGGCCCTCGCCGGTACCCAGCCCATATGGGCCACCGGCTCCGCCGACCAGGGCGCCACGGCCCAGTCCACCAAGGTCAACGCCCGGGTGTACCTCGCCGGGCGGGACGCGAAGGGCCTCGACGCGTACGCCGCGGCGGTGTCCGACCCGCACTCGACCTCGTACGGCAAGTACCTCAGCGCCGACCAGACGCAGCAGCGCTTCGGCGCGACCAAGGAGCAGATCGACGCGGTCACCAAGTGGCTGAAGTCGTCCGGACTGACCGTCACGGGCTCCACCCAGCACTACATATCGGTGTCCGGTGACGTCGCGGCGGCGCAGAAGGCGTTCGCCACGCAGCTGCGCAACTACCGCAAGGACGGCCGCACTTACCATGCCCCGTCCAAGAACGCCTCCGCGCCGAACGCGCTCGCGGGTGCCGTTCTGACGGTGGCCGGCCTGGACAACGCGCCGCACCAGGCAACCCACGAGGACACGCTGCCCGGTCCGGGCGACGGGTTCCGCAACTCGGGCCCGTTCTCCACGTACTACGGCTCGAACGTCGCCAAGACGCTGCCGGACGCGTACGGCACGAAGATCCCGTACGCGGTGCACGGCTACACCGGCAAGCAGCTGCGGGCCGCCTACGGTGCCGGCAAGTACACCGGCAAGGGCGTGACGGTCGCGATCACCGACGCGTACGCCTCGCCGACCATGGCGTCGGACGCGGCGAAGTACGCCAAGCGCAACGGTGACGCGGCCTACAAGAAGGGCCAGTACACCGAGGTCCTGCCCGCCGCGTTCAACAGCGTTGACGCGTGCAAGGCCTCGGGCTGGTACGGCGAGGAGTCCCTCGACGTCGAGGCCGTGCACGCGGTCGCCCCGGACGCGAACATCGTGTACGTGGGTGGCGCCTCCTGCAACGACCCGGACCTGCTCGACGGCCTCAACAAGGTCGTCGACAAGCGGCTGGCCGACATCGTCTCCAACTCGTGGGGCGACATCGAGGCCAACGAGACGCCGGACATCCAGGCCGCCTACGACCAGACGTTCAAGCTGGGCGCGATCGAGGGCATCGGCTTCTACTTCTCCTCCGGTGACAACGGTGACGAGGTCGCCAACACCGGTAAGAAGCAGGTCGACACCCCGGCGAACTCGGCCTGGGTCACCTCCGTCGGCGGCACCTCGCTGGCGGTCGGCAAGAACGACAAGTACCAGTTCGAGACCGGCTGGGGCACCGAGAAGGCCGCCCTGTCCGCGGACGGCAAGAGCTGGGTGAACTTCCCGGGCGCCTACACCGGCGGCGCGGGCGGCGGCACCAGCTCGACGGTGAAGCAGCCGTTCTACCAGCGCGGCATCGTGCCGGACTCGCTGGCGAAGGCGAACGGCGCGACGCGGATGCGTACCGTGCCGGACATCGCGGCGGTGGCCGACCCCAACACCGGGTTCCTGGTGGGCCAGACGCAGACCTGGCCCGACAAGTCGGTCAGCTACGACGAGTACCGCATCGGCGGCACCTCGCTGGCCGCGCCGGTCACCGCGGGCATCCAGGCGCTGGCCCAGCAGGCCCAGCACTTCCCGATCGGCTTCGCGAACCCGTCGATCTACGCCCGCTACAACTCGCCGCTGTTCCACGACGTGACGGACCACCCGCTGGGTGCGGGCCGTAACCTCGCGGTGGCTCGGGTCGACTTCAAGAACGCTGTCGACGCGTCGGGCGGTCAGCTCACCTCGGTGCGCTCGCTCGGCAAGGACAGCTCGCTGAGCGCGGTCAAGGGCTACGACGACGTGACGGGTGTGGGCACGCCCGCCCCCGGCTACGTGGCGTCGTACGCCTTCCCGTTCCGCCGCTGA
- a CDS encoding DUF305 domain-containing protein: MVFAAASVLVSAGRGDTAEAKPLTPVATSADAGFARDMAVHHEQAVEMSFIVRDRTLDDEVRRLAYDIANTQANQRGMMLGWLDLWGLPKNEASQLPMAWMGMGMEPGADGALMPGMATNSNLNQLRKLSGKDAEVLYLQLMTEHHRGGIHMAQGCVRRCTVAPEKQLAQGMVDAQKSEIDLMAQMLKKRGAAARSN, encoded by the coding sequence ATGGTGTTCGCGGCGGCCTCAGTGCTCGTATCCGCCGGCCGCGGCGACACCGCCGAGGCCAAGCCCCTTACGCCCGTGGCGACTTCGGCGGACGCGGGGTTCGCGCGGGACATGGCGGTACATCACGAGCAGGCGGTGGAGATGTCCTTCATCGTGCGCGACCGCACCTTGGACGACGAGGTGCGCCGCCTCGCGTACGACATCGCCAACACCCAGGCCAACCAGCGGGGCATGATGCTGGGCTGGCTGGATCTGTGGGGGCTGCCGAAGAACGAGGCGTCCCAGCTGCCGATGGCGTGGATGGGCATGGGCATGGAGCCGGGCGCTGATGGGGCGCTGATGCCGGGCATGGCCACCAACAGCAATCTGAACCAGCTGCGAAAGCTCAGCGGCAAGGACGCCGAGGTGCTCTACCTCCAGCTGATGACCGAGCACCACCGGGGCGGCATCCACATGGCGCAGGGCTGTGTGCGGCGCTGCACGGTGGCTCCGGAGAAACAGCTGGCCCAGGGCATGGTCGACGCCCAGAAGTCAGAAATCGACCTGATGGCACAAATGCTGAAGAAACGGGGCGCCGCAGCGCGTTCCAACTGA